The region ATCGTCGGCGACAAAACCGCCAACGATTTCTACATACCGCCCAGCGAGCCATTCAAGGTGATCTCGGCACTGCCTTACCTGTATGAAATCAGCCTGCGCCGATTCGCCAAACGTCATCAGCCAATGATCGACAGCGGCCAGTTGAACCTGCACTTGTGGCGCGACGGTGACAACACCTACCACCTCAAGGGAATGTGGGTCGACCAGCGTTACACCTTGCTCACGGGCAATAACCTCAACCCGCGTGCGTTCCGCCTCGATCTGGAAAACGCCTTGCTGATTGATGACCCGCAAGGCCAGTGGCTGGCGCCGAGGCGTACGGAGCTGGCAGAGATTTTTCAGCACACCACGCGCATTGAACGTTACCAACAATTGCAGACGCTGCTGGAGTACCCGCCGGCCGTGGGCAAGTTCCTGCGGCGGGTCAGCAGGGTGCGGATCGAGCGGTTGCTTTACCGCATTTTGTAAGCGCGCATAGGTTCTCCGGAATCGCCGGCTTTCCAGTTTACTTTCGTCGACGTATTGAGATCTCTCCTACACCTTGCCTTTGGGTTCTCTCTTAGGCTTTTTGTTGGTAGTTCTTAAGGACAAGAACTCTTGCGGTTAAACGTGAAGAGAACTTGAAATGTCGACAGTTTCTGTAAGCCGTACAGCTATGCCTGCTTATGTTTCGGCAGCTAGCAATGGTGAGGCGAAACCGCTTAATCCCTCCAGCGCGCCGAGGGCTCAGGACCGGCCGGATGCGAGTGAACAGTCATCGGTTGCCGGCGCGCTACAGCAGTGGGGCGGCCAACTGAAACAAGTGGGGCTCGAACAACACTCGATACGCTCAAAGCGCGAGGCTCCCTCGGCAGACCCCGTGCGCAAACCCATGGTTTACCCAGCGTCCGAGCCCGCAAAACAAGCCGATGCCAATCTGCAGAAAACCCTCACCCACTTGCTGCTTACCGGCAAGCTCAGAGCCAACCCCTTTCCTCCAAACGCCTCGATCAGCCCTTTCATTGAGGCCTTCATCGACGCAGTGCGCGAGCCGCCGGTGCAGGCGTGGCTTAACGCCAAAGGCCTGGATGTATCGACGGTGCGTGTTTTCAGCGACGGGGTAGCAGGCTCGGTGGTGGTTGGGGGCGAAACGGTAACGCGAAGGTTCACCACTACCGACGGGTCAGGTTGGTGGCAGGTCGGCGCAAAAGTCAGCGAGGCTGTGAAAAAGCTGCGCCCGGATGATTTAGGGGTATTGCTGCCGGGAAATGAAGCGGTCCCGTTCCGGGATTTAAACGCGATCCTGCATTTTTACGGTGTAAACATGCCCAGCGCCCCAACAGATGGAAAGCAGCTTGGCGAGCGGCTTAAAAAAGCCGGTTGGCCGGCTATATCCAACGAAACACGTAACGAATGGCGCCAACGGTTCGAGCAGCTTTCGCAGAAAAGCACTGACGTCGATGTTCGCTCGCAACTGGCGTCACAACTGCAGGCACAGGTCGCAGATAAAAACGAAGGAGACACGCTCAACCTGAGCGACCTGCCCGCAGTCATTTACCCTGAATCGACGTTGGCGCAAAAAAGCCAGCGACCCCGTGAACGCTTTGTTGAATGGCTGGCGATGCCAGCGTTCAAGACCTTCATGGAGAAGACGGGCCTTGGCGGCGCGGATACCGTTTACAGGCTATCCAACGGCAACCTCGAATTGCGTGACGCCGCTAATCAATGGATCTCTCTACACGTCTTTCTGGACGATGAGATCAGCAAAGTTTCAGTGGGCGGTAGTCCGGCCGAAAAAGCCGCTATCCACAGCCTCAATAACGACTTCAATCAACTCGTAGAGAGGAGCAAGGCAACCGGAAACGTCGTGTATTCGCGCCCCCTGTACGACCTACGGCAACTGCTGAGTTTTTCCGGGTTGGGGAGCCCCGAAACGGTTGCGCAAGTGAACTCGGCCATTGCCTGGCTGACCACTCGGTTGCCACCCCCGCCAACGGCAGGGGACTTTGGCGGATTGTCACCCTATACCTGGGCTCCAGGTGCGCTGTCGTCGAATGATTTGATCGTGTTGAAGGCGGCATCTATCGGGCCTGGCTCGGTGACTCAACTGTTGGTCAGCCATATGGCCAGAATAGATTTGCCGAATGATCGGGACCTGCAACTGCAAGGGTTTTTCGACTCGGCCCACGCTGTCGCCGAGGCCCAGGCACTGGCCCAGCGGCTGAATATGGCGGAGGTCAAAGGTGGCCAGCCGCTCTCACGGGCAACCCGTCATCAACTCCTGGCGGCCGCCATCAAGGCCGGCACCGGTGCCGAGCTGCCCGGCAAGCCTGGGGTGGTTGCCGGCTACGACATTTATCAGCCCAACAACCTTGGCCGCACGTTGGACGAGGTACGCGGCGATATTGAAACCCAATTGGAAAGTAAAGTTGCCGACGCCAAGATGGCACCTCTGATCGCCCATCTGTTGTTGGCACAGGCGGCCCCCGAGTTTCTGGTTAAACCCGACCCCGGCGTGTCGGCACAGGCGCCTGAGTCGCTCAAGTTGTCACCCGGGCAAGTCAGCATGGGTTCGACCGCTTGGATGAACCTGCGCCTTGGTTGTGCCATGGCGGATAAACTGGGTGGGGCGGGTAGTTCACGATCGTTGAATATCACCCAGGCTCAGGCCCTTACCCGGCTCAATCCCATGGGGCTGGAACACGAGACGTTGATAAAATGCCTCGGGGCACCGACGCTGCTGGATTGGGCCGTGATGAGTGGTGTATTTCCCAAGAGGTCCGATGGGTTTTACTCTGCTGGGGATTACAGCGCCGCCGCGCAGGCGTTCGCCGACCGAGAAAACAGCACTCACACAGCTTTCCAGAGCCTGACCAGTGAGCCGCCCAGCCAGACGAGCCTGTTGATTAATCAATTGGCGCTGCTGTTTCCTGAAATGACCCAAGAAGAAATCGCCAACTTCAAACTCGAACTTGATACCGACACGCCGTACAACCCTAGAAATGAAGGGCACCTGGAGCCACGCCAGCTGCGCTTGACCGATGTGATCCTTACACAACAAGCGAGTCTGGACCCTCTGACGCTCCTGGGCGACGTGTTGAACAAGGTATTTGCCCAAGACAAAACATACAGATTCATTCACCCCAAGGTTTCTCAGGAAACCTTTAACGATAGGGTCAGCAAGCTTTCGTCAATTGCGTCGCTGGTGACGCCTGCTGTGGATCAATACCTGGCCGACAGTCGTCGTGCAGAAGAAACCGTGATCAAGCTGATGATCGCCAACGCACCGCTGGATGTGCGCCAGGGGTTGGAGTCCGGTGATGTGGAGATCTTCACATTGCGGGAAGAGACCGGGGAGTCCCTGGAACGGGATCAGGGGAAGGACTCGAAGGTTGCCGACAAGAGGGCCAAGCGCGGCGTTCTGCTGCGTTACAAGAACAAAGGGGAAGAAGGGGGATACACCTATCTCGAAATGTTCCCAGGCTCAATGAAGGTATCCAAACGCCACCTGCTGTTCTCTGAGCTCAAGTTGGACGGTGTGGTTGAAAAAGATTCGGTTCCCTATGGCCCTTTCGCACACATATCTGTGGACTTTCGTAAGGCGGCACCGGTTGACTTTGACTTCCAGGCCTACCAGACGGGGAGCGAGCTGCGCCCTGGGGTGCGAACCAAGGCCATTATCGAAAAGTTCGGGCAAACGTTGCCGGGTCAGGCTGCGCCGAGGCGGTCCAACGTCACACCTGTTTATGTGCCCAACAGTTGGGCTTCGAGAAAAACCAACGATATAGCCAAGGCTATCGTCGCCGCCACGTTCGATGGCAAACGCCAGGCGTTGCTCGATTACGCCAACGAGCCGACAAAGCTGCGGAAAAGACGCACCTATCCGTTTGATTCCGGGAAAGTCTTTACCCATGAAAACCTGAGAACGGTGTTAAGCCTTATCCCGTTTGTGGGGGCTGTTGCCGATATCGGCGACGGCAACATTGGCGCAGGGTTCAAAGGGTTGTTGATCGACTTCGCTTCATTCGCATTTACTGGAGGGTTGGCCGGGGCAAGAAACTTTTTCAAGGGGCTCAAGGCGATTGTTCCGTTCAGCGGCACTGCATTCACCCTGCGGGCGGTGAAAGGCGTTGCGCCATTCTTTCGCAGTCTGTTCAATCCGCTCGACGGAGTTTCTGATGTCTTGAGGATCGGCCCCAAAGCAATCGGTGCAACCCGACAAGTACTGGCAGGTAAGTTGGTGCCTGTCGGGAAGGGTTTCTATCTGACGACCACGGCCTTTGAAAAGTGCCGATGGGGGCTTGGGGTCTATGACACGTTGTACCCTCAGCCCGTGGGGCAGGAGACCAGTATGTACCCGTCAAGCCAACTGGGAGTGAGTCAAAATTGCGCATTGCGCGCGGTGCAAATAGACACACTGTGGTACGCGATTGACCCCGTCACGCAGCAGCCCACTGGCGCTCCATTGCAAGACTTCACGCCGGACTCACCGGTGAGTTAAGCGCTCACAGGCCCCGTGCCATGCACTCTACGACTCGTCCAGGTGCATGGCGTGGGAGTTTGTTATCAGTTCAGACCCAGCTTGCCACGCAAGGTGGAAAGGTCTTCAGCCAAGGTATTGACCGGACCCACCAGGGCCTTGCGGTCGGTTTCCTTGACCTTGTCGTAGGTCTCGTAGCCACCATCCTTGGTTTTGTACTTGGCCAGGATTTTGTCCACGGTGGCGAAGTTCTTGTCGACCTTGGCCAGGAAGGCCTTGTCTTGCTTCTCGAGCTGGCCACGGAACAGGTCGACGATTTTCTTCGCGCCGTCGATGTTGCCCTGGAAGTCATACAGGTCGGTGTGGCTGTAGCGGTCTTCTTCACCGGAGATCTTGGTGGCGGCGACTTCTTCCAGCAATGCTGCGGCACCGCCGACGACTTTTTCGGGCGGGAAGGTCAGGCCATCGACTCGGGTTTTCAGGTCGTTGACGTCGGTGTTGAGCTTGGCGGTCAGCGTTTCCAGGCCTTTGGTGGTGTTCTGGGAGAACAGCACGTACTCGATGCGGTGGAAGCCGGTGAAGTCTTCGGCGGTCACGCCTTTTTCGTGGTCATCAACGCGTGAGTCGATCGAGGCATCGAGGTCGCTGAACAGCTCGGCTATCGGCTCGATGGACTCATAGTGCACGCGGGTTGGCGCGTAGAGCTTCTTGGCGGTGGCCAGGTCGCCTTGGTTGATAGCATCGGTGAACGCTTTGGTCTGGGTGACCAGCTCACCGATTTCTTCGGTGACGTAGATCTTGTAGTCCGATACCGGGCCTACCAGGTCCAGCGGCGCAGTCGCGGCGAAAGCTGCCAGCGGCGAAAGGGTCATTAACAACGACAACGCGATAATCGACTTCTTCATGTGACGTATCCGCTCTGAGTTTGTTTTAAGTGTTGGCAGTGGTTTGAGGGTGCGTTGCAGCAAGTAGCGTGCGCCCAATGAAATCCTTGGGGCCCGCCACCCCTGGCAAGGTGAAGAAGTACCCGCCGCCGACCGGCTTGAGGTATTCCTCCAGGGGCTCGCCGTTGAGGCGGGTTTGCACGCTGATAAAGCCTTTCTCCAGGTCAGCCTGGTAGCAGATGAACAACAGCCCCATGTCCAGCTGACCGTTTTTGTTGACGCCGTTGGAGTAGTTGAACGGCCGACGCAGGATCAGGTTGGCCTGAGTCTGCGGGGTGCGTGGGTTGGCCAGGCGGATGTGGGCATCGAGCTTGGTCAACTTGCCTTCCGGGTCCTTGCTGTAGTCGGGGACCTGGGTTTCTTTGTCGCCATCCATCGGCGCGCCTGTGGGTTTGACGCGGCCGATGATGCTTTCCTGTTCTTGCAGCGGAGTACGGTCCCAGCGCTCGACAAAGTTGCGGATGATCCGCACGGCCTGATAGCTGCCGTTGGCGGTCCAGGCGGGTTCGTCGCTGCCGGGCTGCACCCAGACAATCTGGTCCATGGCCTTGTTGTCGTTGGAGTTCGGGTTAGCCGAACCGTCACGAAAGCCCAGGAAGTTACGTGCGCTCTGCGCAGGCTCACCCGGTTTGACGGGGGCCTGGGGCGGTACGCTGCCTTCCTGCTTCCAGCGCACCAGCAGCAGGTCCGGCAGGTTCTTCACGATGTCGCGCAGGGCGTGGATATTGGTGTCCGGCGTGTTGGAGGAAAATTGCAGGCTCAGGTCGCCGTGGCACTGCGCCGGTTCCAGCGCGTCATTGGGGAAGCCGACCATGCGGATCAGGCGCTTGGGTTTGACGGCAGTGAGGCCGAAACGCTCATCGAAGAGCGACTCGCCGACGGAGACGGTGATCGTCAGGTTATCCGGTGTCACGACCGGGCCGAGGATGCCGGAGTCGGTGGGTGGCAGTTTCGGGTCGACTTGCGGCACGGTGCCGCCGGTCATCAGGAAGCCGATGCGCTCGTTCAACGTGCGGAACAGGCGCTCCAGGTCCTCGCGGTCGCTGGCCAGCACATCAAACGCTACGAGCATGCCGCAGGCCGGGCGCGGAGTGACGATGCCGCTCTGGTGCTTGCCGAAAAAGTCCTGATGGTCCTGGGTCTTGTCACTGCGCGGTGCGGTAGTGACCTGTTCGGCGGCGGCGGCCGCCATGGCCGGGCAGGTCAGGGTGCTGCCGGCAATCGCTGCGCCGGTGGCGGCCATGCCGAGCAGGACCCGGCGGCGTTGCGCGGAAAATTGTTCTGAATCACTCATGTGTTAGGTCGTCTTCACTGCAGGCCGGAAAGGCCAAGGGCGGGGTCGATTCCATCGAGTGCAACGGCCAGAGCCTTGGCCTTGTCGGCGATCTGCTTGCGCTGATCGGCGGTAACGCTGTCATACGCGCTGTAGCCGTTGTTGACCTTGAACCCATTGAGTTCGGCATCGAACGCTTCGAGGGCGCTGTCGATTTTCGGCAGCACGTCAGCAGCGGACTTGGTCAACAACGGTCGCATCAACTCCACCACCTTGTGGGCGGCTTCAAGGTTGGCGGCAAAGCCGTTCAAGTCGATATGGCTGTAGCGTTCCTCTTCACCGCTGGCGGCACGAACATCCGCTAGGCTATTGAGGTTGCGCACCACAATGCTCACCAGTTGCTCGGGTGGCAGCGACTGGGCCAGCAGTTGTTGCTTGAGCGCGGTGACGTCGCTGACCAGGCGTTGAGCAACCGGCGCCAGGCCATCCAGGCTGCGCTGCTTGAACAGGCTGTATTCAAGGCGGTGGAAGCCGCTGAAGGCAGGGTCTTGCTCGCGCTTTTCAAAGTAGTCGGCGCGGGCGTTGATCGCGTTATCCAGCTCGGCCAGGCGTTGCGAGGCCGGCGCCAGTCGCTGATACGCCTCGCGGGCCGGCACATACAGTGCCTGGGCCTGGGCCAGGTCGCCGGCCTCAATGGCTTGCTGCAGCGCGGTCACCGCCTTGATCAGTGCACTGCCTTGGCTGCTCAGGTACACGCGGAACTCCGACAGCGGACCGATAAAGGCCACCATCGACGGCTTGGCCTTGGCCTGGGCATCGGACGCCGCCGTCGGTGTGACGTGCAAGGTACCGCGCGGGTTGCTCAGCAAACCGCACGTGATCGCATAGTCGCCGGGCAGCAGGTTGGCGTTGATGATCTGGCTTAAACCCGGGGCGATATTTTCGCGCTCTTCAATCACCAGCACACCGTCCAGGATTTCCCATTCCACCGCGCGGTCGGAGCGGTTGATGATGCGAAAACTCGCGCGCCCGGCGGGCACGGTCAGTTCGTTGGGTTCGCAGGCGTGTCCATGGATGGTCACGGCAATTTCATCGTGGTTGGTCTGGCGTTTGGCCGCGGCCAACTGTGAGGCGTAGTAGAACAGCGCGCCGGCGGCGATCATCACCACCACCGAGCCGGCCACCGCCCAGCGCAAGGCGCGGGAAGGCGGTGCCGATTGAGGGGTTTGGTTGGACAAGAGACGGTCCTTACTGGCTGGAAACGGAAGAGGGGTTGGCGACGGGCCTGGCGGGGGGCGAGGGCAGGAAGAACATCACCAGCGCCACCACCAGATAAATCAGATAGGCGCCCAGGGTGCTGACCGTTGGCGCTTCCTGGTAACCGAACATACCGGCCAGGACTGAGCCCAGCGGGCTGTCCATCGGCAGCGCGGCACTGAAGTCGAACAGCACGGTTTGCAGGTGGTTCCACACACCGGCTTCGTGCAGGGCCTGCACCGAATTGGCCAGAATGCCGGCGGCTACCACGAGGATGAACAGGCCGGTCCAGCGGAAAAACGCGCCGAGGTTCAGGCGCATGCTGCCGCTGTAGATCAGGAACCCGACGATGATCGCCAGGATCAGGCCGAGCAGGGCGCCAATCGGTGCGCCCGGGCCTTCGCTCTGCTGGAACACCGCCAGCAGGAAGAACACCGTTTCCAGGCCTTCGCGGGCCACGGCGAAAAACACCATGGCGATCAGCGCAATCACCTGATGCCTGGAGCCTGTGAGCGCGTGGTCCAGGGATGCATGCAGGGAATGTTTGATCGAGCGCGCTACCTTGCGCATCCAGAACACCATGGAACTGAGAATGCCCACGGCGACCAGGCCTACGACACCTTCGAACAGTTCCTGTTGTTTTTGCGGGAATTCAGCGCTGACCAGTTCCAGGCCACCGCCTACCAGCAAGGCGAGGGCGGCGGCAAGGAACACGCCGATCCACACGGCGGGCATCCACTGGCCGCGACCGGTTTGTTGCAGGTAGCTGGCGATGATGCCAACGATCAATGCGGCTTCAATGCCTTCGCGCAGCATGATTAAAAAGGGAACGAGCATTCGGCACCGCATCAAGACTGTAGAAGATGCTAATTTGTAACATAATGATACTCATTACTAAACACTGAATGTCGACCTTTGCTGAACTACGGCTGAACGGTGGTGGCGAATCGCAACCGACCTTATGATGCTCATCCTCTTTTGTAGCGTTGAATAGCCCAACCCCCATGGCGGAAAAAGACACCATCTCCATCCATCTTGTCCGTGAGGCCTTACTGCAAAGTTGCGCCCCCGGCGCGGCCACCGTTGAAGCGTTGAGCAAGGTCGGGATCGCCCCGGCATGGCTGCAGCAGCCCAATGCTCGGGTGCCGGCAACGGCGTACGCGCGCCTGTGGCGCTTGTTGGCGCGGCGCCTGGATGATGAGTTCTTCGGCATGGACCCGCGCAAGCTCAAGTCCGGCAGCCTGGCGTTCCTGTGCCGCGCCGCAATGGCGCAGCCCAGTCTGGACACAAGTCTGGAAACCGGCCTGGGTTTTCTGTCGCTGATGCTTGAGCAGATGCCCGCTCAACTGGTGCGCCAGCAAAGCCTGGCAGAAATTGTGTTGCTGGAGCCCGAGTTGGAGCCCAAGCGGGCGTTTACCTATTTCACTTATTGGATGATCGTCCATGGCGTCGCCTGCTGGCTCGCGGGGCGACGCATTCCGATCCTGGCCATTGAGCTGCGTTGCTCGCAGCCGGACTTCTGTGACGATTATCGGGTGATGTTCTCCGACAACCTGCGGTTTGACCGGCCGCGCACGCGCATGATCTTTTCTGCCGACTGCCTGGACCTGCCGATCAAGCGCAGCCCGGAGGACCTCAAGCGTTTTCTCGCGCATGCGCCGGCCAACATCCTGGTCAAATACCGTGATCCGGATAGCCTGGCTACTCGCATCAAGAACGACCTGCGCCAGATGCCGCCTGACATGTGGCCGGAAACCGACGGCCTGGCCGCCAGCCTGTGCATCTCGGCTTCGACCCTGCGCCGCCGCCTGGCGGATGAAGGCCAGACCTATCAGGGCCTTAAAGACAGCGTGCGCAAGGAACTGGCGATTGTCTGGCTGGCTGAGCCACAGGTCAGTTTTGCCGAAATCGCCGGGCGGTTGGGGTTTGCCGACACCAGTTCGTTCTACAAGGCGTTTCGCAAGTGGTCGGGGTCCAACCCCGGGCATTACCGCAGTTTGATATTGAACGAAGCGATAAGCCAATAGGTCACTTGCAAGCGACCGACCCTCTCTGACCGCAGACCCATGGTTTCAATGATCTGGGGCACTTTCCGGCGCCGGATTATGTGTGATAGTCGGCGCGACCGTCCCATCGCTTGCCCCTGACGCAGCCTGATCGGCACTTGTCGCGATCAACGTCTACGCCATTTCCCTCATTCAAGAGCAGGATTTCATGGCACTTCACAAAACCGTAGAAACTCAAGACCAAGCCATCGAAGATGTGTATTCGAGCGGCTCGTCCCAGCACACCTTGCCCAAGTACCGTTTGCCTGATCACTCGACTACGCCGTCGGCGGCCTACAACCTGGTGCGCGATGAGCTGTTGCTTGACGGCAACTCGCGGCAGAACCTGGCGACCTTCTGCACCACGTGGGTCGAGCCCGAAGTGAAGCAGTTGATGGCCGATGCCCTCGACAAGAACATGATCGACAAGGACGAGTACCCGCAAACCGCCGAGATTGAAAACCGTTGCGTGCACATCATCGCCGACCTCTGGCATGCGCCCAAATCCTGGCAAACCGTTGGCTGTTCGACCACAGGTTCCAGTGAAGCCGCCATGCTTGGTGGCCTGGCCCTGAAGTGGAGCTGGAAGAAGCGTCGTGAAGCCGCTGGCCTGCCGACCGACAAACCGAACTTCGTGTGCGGCCCGGTGCAGATTTGCTGGAAAAAATTCGCGCGTTATTTTGATGTGGAAATTCGTGAAGTGCCCTTGCGCGGTGACGCCTTGGGCCTGCTTCCGGCCGACCTGCGAGAATATTGCGACGAGAACACCATCGGCGTGGTCGCGACCTTGGGCGTCACCTTCACGGGTATCTACGAGCCTGTCGCCGCGTTGGCCGCCGAGTTGGACTCGATGCAGCGCGATCTCGGCCTGGATATCCCGATACATGTTGATGCGGCGAGTGGCGGGTTTATCGCCCCGTTCATCCAGCGGACGCTGCAATGGGACTTTGTGATCGAACGGGTCAAATCGATCAACGCGTCGGGCCACAAGTACGGGCTGGCGCCGCTTGGCGTGGGCTGGGTCATTTGGCGTTCCACCGCCGACTTGCCGGAAGAGCTGATCTTCTACGTGGATTATCTGGGCGGCAATATGGCGACCTTCGCCCTGAATTTCAGCCGGCCGGGCGGTGAAATCATTGCCCAGTACTACAACTTCCTGCGGCTCGGGCGTGATGGCTATACGCGTATTCAGCAGGCCTGCTCCGACACGGCGCAATGGCTCGCCTCGGAAATCGTCAAATTCGCCCCGCTGGAGTTGGTGTACGACGGCAAAGACGGGCTGCCGGCGGTCTGTTACAAACTCAAGGACGGCATTGACCATGGATTCAGCCTGTATGACCTGTCCGAGCGCGTGCGCATGCGCGGTTGGCAGATCGCGTCGTACCCGCTGCCGTCAGATCGCCAGAGCGTCGTGGTGCAGCGCATCCTGGTCCGCCATGGCGTGAGCCGCGACCTGGTGGCGCTGTTGCTTGAAGACCTGCGCAAGGCCATTGCCTACTTGCAGAAAAACCCGGTGTTGAATTCCGACGCCGGGCCGAGCTTCAGCCACGGTGCGATTGCTGAGCCGGTCATCCCGGCCGACACCCCGAACCTCGCCTGAACGCATTGCATCTTCACCGGGCCTGAGGCCCGGTGCCTTTAGCGTTTCATCGCAAGGTACGAATCATCGTGACAGCCTTCTTCAATTTCCTGCACGACAACCCCTATATTCTGCTGTTCCTGGTGGTCGGCCTGTCCGTCTGGGTCGGGCGCGGCACCATCAAAGGTTACGGCTTGGGGGCGGTGGCCGGGGCTATCGTCATAGGCTGCGCCATTGCGACGTGGGCGTCTTACTACGGCGTGCATTTCGAGCTCGATAACTTCACCAAGAGCCTGTTTTATTACCTGTTCATGTACGGCGTAGGGTTGCGGGTCGGTCCCTCGTTTATCAATAGCCTGAAGGGCGATGGGTTGAAATTCACCTTTCTGGCGATTCTTTCGTCGTTCCTCGGCTTGGGCATCGTGGTGTTGGGGGTGAAGCTGTTGTCGCTGCCGGTGGGTGCGGCCGGCGGTATTCTTGCCGGTTCACAAACCATGTCGGCGGCCATCGGTTCGGCGGAACAAGCCATCACTTCCGGCGTCGTGCCGCTGCCACCGGGCACCACCGCCGCAGCGGCGACGGCCATGATTGCGCTGTCCTATGGCATCACTTACATCTGGGGCACGGTCGGCATCATCCTGATCTGCAAATACCTGCCGCGCTGGTGGGGAGTGGATGCACGCAAGGCGGCCAAGGCGTATGAGGTGGAGCATGGCGTGCCGAACGTTGACGACGCCGGGCTCAGTGGCTATCGGCCTTTTGACCTGCGCGCCTATCGATTGGTGAACAGTGAATGGGTGGGGCAAACCATCGCGCAGTTTCGCCAACAATTTGAGCTGTACCAGATCGAGAATGTCGAGCGCGGCGACCAGTTGCTCGGGGCCGATCCGGCACTGGTGCTGCAACTGGGCGATATCATTGCGCTGGGGGGCAGCCTTGATGCGCTGACGGATCACATGGGCCTGATCGGGCCGGAAGTGCCGGATGCCTGGGCGCTTAATATCCCGCTGGATGAGGCGGTGATTCTGGTGACCCACCGCGACGCGATCGGCAAGCAGCTCAAGCAGTTCAGCCAGTCGTCGATTGCCGGACAGGTGCAACTGGTGGGTATCGAGCGCGGCGGCGCGCCCATTCCCGTGGGGCTGGAAACACGCCTGCAACGCTTGGATGTGATGCACCTGATCGGCCTGCGTACGGCCATCGACAAAGCCACGGCGTTACTGGGCAAGGCAGGGCGGCCGAGTACCGCGACCGATTTGCTGACGCTATCGCTGGGTATGGTATTGGGCTTGCTGATCGGCCTGATCCAAGTGCCGGCGTTCGGTGCAGCGGTGGGCCTGGGCAACGCGGGCGGCTTGCTGGTGTCGGGGATTATCGTGTCGTCACTGGTGTCGCGAGTGCGCTTCTTTGGCAATACACCCAACGCGGCACGCAACATTCTTGAGGACATGGGGCTGATTTTCTTTGTCGCGATCGTAGGGGTGAATGCCGGGGCTAATCTGGTTTCACAAATTAGCCCGATCATCGCGTTGAAGATCTTTGTGCTGGGCTTTGTGGCCTGCACCATTCCGCCGTTTATCGTATGGGCGGTGGGGTTTCACGTGTTCAAGATCAACCCGGCGATCCTCATGGGCGGTGTGGCGGGGGCGCGTAGCCATTCCGGGCCAGCACGTGAAGCCGCCAAGGAGATCGACAGCAGCGTGCCCTGGATCGGTTTTCCAGTGGCGTATGCGGTGTCGGGGATTTTGCTGACGGTGTTTGGCTACTTCGCGATGGTTCTCGCACGCTGACGCCGATTCAGGAGGCTCCAGGCACAACACACTGTGCGCACTGTCGGTCATCGGCGGTGCAGCCGGGGTCCGCCATGGCTTGCTTATAGGCCAAAGGATCAAGCA is a window of Pseudomonas antarctica DNA encoding:
- the efeO gene encoding iron uptake system protein EfeO gives rise to the protein MKKSIIALSLLMTLSPLAAFAATAPLDLVGPVSDYKIYVTEEIGELVTQTKAFTDAINQGDLATAKKLYAPTRVHYESIEPIAELFSDLDASIDSRVDDHEKGVTAEDFTGFHRIEYVLFSQNTTKGLETLTAKLNTDVNDLKTRVDGLTFPPEKVVGGAAALLEEVAATKISGEEDRYSHTDLYDFQGNIDGAKKIVDLFRGQLEKQDKAFLAKVDKNFATVDKILAKYKTKDGGYETYDKVKETDRKALVGPVNTLAEDLSTLRGKLGLN
- the efeB gene encoding iron uptake transporter deferrochelatase/peroxidase subunit gives rise to the protein MSDSEQFSAQRRRVLLGMAATGAAIAGSTLTCPAMAAAAAEQVTTAPRSDKTQDHQDFFGKHQSGIVTPRPACGMLVAFDVLASDREDLERLFRTLNERIGFLMTGGTVPQVDPKLPPTDSGILGPVVTPDNLTITVSVGESLFDERFGLTAVKPKRLIRMVGFPNDALEPAQCHGDLSLQFSSNTPDTNIHALRDIVKNLPDLLLVRWKQEGSVPPQAPVKPGEPAQSARNFLGFRDGSANPNSNDNKAMDQIVWVQPGSDEPAWTANGSYQAVRIIRNFVERWDRTPLQEQESIIGRVKPTGAPMDGDKETQVPDYSKDPEGKLTKLDAHIRLANPRTPQTQANLILRRPFNYSNGVNKNGQLDMGLLFICYQADLEKGFISVQTRLNGEPLEEYLKPVGGGYFFTLPGVAGPKDFIGRTLLAATHPQTTANT
- the efeO gene encoding iron uptake system protein EfeO; the encoded protein is MSNQTPQSAPPSRALRWAVAGSVVVMIAAGALFYYASQLAAAKRQTNHDEIAVTIHGHACEPNELTVPAGRASFRIINRSDRAVEWEILDGVLVIEERENIAPGLSQIINANLLPGDYAITCGLLSNPRGTLHVTPTAASDAQAKAKPSMVAFIGPLSEFRVYLSSQGSALIKAVTALQQAIEAGDLAQAQALYVPAREAYQRLAPASQRLAELDNAINARADYFEKREQDPAFSGFHRLEYSLFKQRSLDGLAPVAQRLVSDVTALKQQLLAQSLPPEQLVSIVVRNLNSLADVRAASGEEERYSHIDLNGFAANLEAAHKVVELMRPLLTKSAADVLPKIDSALEAFDAELNGFKVNNGYSAYDSVTADQRKQIADKAKALAVALDGIDPALGLSGLQ
- the efeU gene encoding iron uptake transporter permease EfeU, producing MLVPFLIMLREGIEAALIVGIIASYLQQTGRGQWMPAVWIGVFLAAALALLVGGGLELVSAEFPQKQQELFEGVVGLVAVGILSSMVFWMRKVARSIKHSLHASLDHALTGSRHQVIALIAMVFFAVAREGLETVFFLLAVFQQSEGPGAPIGALLGLILAIIVGFLIYSGSMRLNLGAFFRWTGLFILVVAAGILANSVQALHEAGVWNHLQTVLFDFSAALPMDSPLGSVLAGMFGYQEAPTVSTLGAYLIYLVVALVMFFLPSPPARPVANPSSVSSQ
- a CDS encoding AraC family transcriptional regulator, coding for MAEKDTISIHLVREALLQSCAPGAATVEALSKVGIAPAWLQQPNARVPATAYARLWRLLARRLDDEFFGMDPRKLKSGSLAFLCRAAMAQPSLDTSLETGLGFLSLMLEQMPAQLVRQQSLAEIVLLEPELEPKRAFTYFTYWMIVHGVACWLAGRRIPILAIELRCSQPDFCDDYRVMFSDNLRFDRPRTRMIFSADCLDLPIKRSPEDLKRFLAHAPANILVKYRDPDSLATRIKNDLRQMPPDMWPETDGLAASLCISASTLRRRLADEGQTYQGLKDSVRKELAIVWLAEPQVSFAEIAGRLGFADTSSFYKAFRKWSGSNPGHYRSLILNEAISQ
- a CDS encoding glutamate decarboxylase; the encoded protein is MALHKTVETQDQAIEDVYSSGSSQHTLPKYRLPDHSTTPSAAYNLVRDELLLDGNSRQNLATFCTTWVEPEVKQLMADALDKNMIDKDEYPQTAEIENRCVHIIADLWHAPKSWQTVGCSTTGSSEAAMLGGLALKWSWKKRREAAGLPTDKPNFVCGPVQICWKKFARYFDVEIREVPLRGDALGLLPADLREYCDENTIGVVATLGVTFTGIYEPVAALAAELDSMQRDLGLDIPIHVDAASGGFIAPFIQRTLQWDFVIERVKSINASGHKYGLAPLGVGWVIWRSTADLPEELIFYVDYLGGNMATFALNFSRPGGEIIAQYYNFLRLGRDGYTRIQQACSDTAQWLASEIVKFAPLELVYDGKDGLPAVCYKLKDGIDHGFSLYDLSERVRMRGWQIASYPLPSDRQSVVVQRILVRHGVSRDLVALLLEDLRKAIAYLQKNPVLNSDAGPSFSHGAIAEPVIPADTPNLA